TAATAACCGAGGGTCAGGCATTCTCCCTTGAACCGGGTACGCTGATGATATTCCGCCCTTTTCAGCTGCATCAGATCCAGATTCAAGTCACGAAAGAACATCCCTTTATCCGCAGCGTACTAATGTATGAGCAGCACCTGCTGAACCCGCACTCTCGGCAATTTGCCGTATCAAATCGTTTTACAATGGACCTTCTCGGGCAAACATCTCCGCTTCAACCGATTCGTCTTTCCCCTTCATCCCAAATGGTTCAGATGATTGAGCAATTTGCCGATATTCTACCTACATTACTTCCACATGAAGTGGAAGAGGATACACGAGTCTTTTTACTTGGACTGCTCGCACAACTTCGCTACCTTTGGAAAGACAGGCAGTATCCCAGCTCTACTACGCTCCCAACGAGTCCTCCCGCTCTGCATCCTCATGCTGAGGCTGTCATGCAGTGGATTGAAGAGCACTACAATGAACCGTTTCGTCTGGAGGATATCGCAGATACACTGCATCTCTCGCCTTATCATTTGTCCCATATATTTAAAAAAGCTACCGGTACCACCATCGTTGCTTACGCCCAAGCTACACGTATTCGTCATGCTTGTGTGTTACTCACAAGTACCACACATACTGTTCCGGAAATTGGCCACCGTGTAGGCATATCCAGCCCATCTTATTTTTGCAAAGTCTTCCGCAATGCAACAGGCACTACGCCGCATCAATATCGGCTGAATATGCAACGCAGATAAGAAGATTATCTACAAAATCATTTCTACAAAATAAAAAAGGAGAAAAAGGAATAAACTCCCTTTCGCTCCTCAGCCCCTAACACAACCTAAGCTACTCACCCGGTTTGCGTACATCCAGTCCCAACTTCTCCAAGAAGGGAAAAATCTGCTCACGTACCTGCTTCAGTTCTTCTTTCTGCTCCGCAGACAATCGTTCTTCATGCATGTTCCCATCCTGATCCATCACCATGGCTTCATATTGCTTCATCTGTTCATATAACGATTTGAACTCGGTAAACTGCTCCTTGGAAAACTTCGTCTCTGCCATTGCTAGCTGTTCCTTCCAAAATTGTTCCTGGTCCTTAGGTTCTTTTGGAGAGTCTGCACTTGCTGCTTCCAGCTTTTCAAAAAAAGGTTCCAGTTCTGCAGTAAGACGATTAAACTCCGTCTGTTGTGTGACACTCCATTGCTCGGGGTGCATCTCTCCCTGTTGATCCGCATTCTTCAAAGCCATTTGCCCCATTTGCTTCATCAGATCCATAAATTGAATGAATTCCTCTTCACTTAAATGTGCTTTGGCTGTCTGGAGCTTCTCTTCCAGTCTCATATAATCCTCCGATGTTCCACCCACCGCTGATATATTTTCCTGTGAACCATACATTTCGTTAGCCAATTAGGAATACCCCGCATAGGCTCCCGTAGGAAAGATGAGGACAGCAGCCAGCAGAACAGTAACCAGCCATTTTTTCCGATGTCTTTTGAGACGTGATTCACGTCGAACAGCATTTAAGATTTTATGTTTTGTTCTATCAGAAATTGTCCAGTTTTTGGTCTCTTCCTGGTAGGCTGTTCGCAGCTGTTCATCGAGATTCATGCAAATCCTCCACCTTTCCCCGAATACCTAGGTTCAACTTCTGATTCTGCCTCAGCTTGGTTAATGCCGCATGAATACGCGATTTCACCGTTCCTATTGGAATTTCCAATATGCATGAAATCTCTTCTTGCGTGTACTCGTTCAAATAGTGAAGAGTAATGGCCTGCTGGAGCTTGTACGGCAATCGGTGCACTTGTTCAACATCTTTAACCTGATCCATATCCCCATCTTTGATGCCAACTGCAACATTTTTACCGTTTCGTAGACATAGCCAATGCCTTGACCAACGCCTTGCTGTGATACTACAGCATCACCAAGTTCAGAGAACCCTTCCTTAACCTTATAATCATCCTTCTGGAATAGTCCTACTCCAACATAAACCGTACCGCTTGCAACCTTTCCAAGAAGCTCCCCCTGTCTTCGATGTGCCCGCTCAGCTCCATCCCCAAGTTCTTTAATAGTTTAACTATTGAATATTTCACCAGCAACCCTAACCGATCCACCATTTAATTTGGCCGTTGCTTTACCAGCGAATGTCCCAAGTTCTTTTAAAATCCCATATCAATCGACTCCCTCTGTTAAGACTATAAGCGTCAGATCTCACAATTTACTTACTTAATCTTTTCTTTAGTTGTTGCGTCAATATCTAAAACACCCAACTCTTTCTTCAATGTCACCAGCCCTGCCACTCCATCAAGGAAATTATCTTGAGCAAGTGCAGTATCCGTATTCATTTCTTCGAGGTCTTCCAGTTCACCTTTGGAGTAAAAGTTACTAAGCCTCCACATCGCATTAGATTTGAAGGTATAAGAATACTCAAAATCTTCTTGAATGCTCTTTAACTCACTTTTTCGTTCTGTAGTTAGCCCTCTTGGAATATCAATATCTTTAATACGATTTGCCGCCACTCTATACTGTCTTTCAGCTTCCTCGATCATCTCCAAATTCGGGATAGTTTCTATCGAAAAATCTTTCAATTCTTCGGCTACTTCATTTCCCAATTTCGATAGACCCTTATCAATTTCATTAACTTGCTTTTCAAATTCAAGGACAATTTGACCTTGTTCTTCAACAGAGCCTTCGCTAAAATGCTGAACAACACTATTGCAGCCTTTAACAGCGAGAATAACCAAGAAAATCAACACGATAATAAAAATAGATCCCCATGTACTACCCGACTTTTCTTTACTCATCTGAATTCCCTCCATGTTGAATGAATGATAGTGTAATTATTAAACGTGAGATTCTACCTTTCTCCCTTGATCATAGCTCCAAATTTTTCCTCATCTTGCTATCACTCATCATGTTGTTAATACTTCCAATTGATACCGCTATCTATTATGTCGGCAGTTTAGTAGGTCAAATTTACTATATAGATAACAATTAGTGACGATATTTCGAAATAAATCTCATGTTGACTTGATCTCATGAACGGTAATATCAGGACTATAGGTGAAAATGCGAATTTGGATGGAATAGATGCTTTGTTTAAAACATTAAAAGCCGAATATAATTAGTCTAAAATCCTGATAAGCATTCGGCTCGAAAGTATCGTTTTTAACCAAGAATTTGATTTTTTATGCAAAAAAGACTACTTGTGATAATCAATTTGGCTTAATTCGTTTTCAAGTTCACTCCATTCAAATACTTCGTCAAACTCATCTAGGACGTCTAACTCGTCTTCAATGTGACCATATAAATCCTTAAACTTACCTCCATATTTCTTTTCATATTCATTAATTTCTGAAACAAGGAAAGTAGTACGTTCTTCCATTGATTGCTTCTTTTTTAGTTGTTCTTTATATTTCATTTCTAAATCGTAATAAGTACCTTCTCGCTAAAGGATATATCTTTTTTCAACCTCATAATCTCGCTTACAGGCAAGTTAGTTAATTCAGGTGTACTATCCTCATCGAAACCTTCATTTAATATTCTTGAGGCAATTACTTGTTAAGTTATTTTCTATGTATTAGCTTTTATATCACGTACCTCTTCAAAGAATCTAACGACCGACTTCCCTACTGAGTATTTTTTGATTTTGAGCTATATAGAACCAATTCAAATCAAATTCTGCATATCCATAATCCATTGCATAACTTGCAATTCCACGAATACACTCATTAGAATATTGGACAAGTTCTTTACAATGACTACAGTAATAACAAGGAATATTGTAGATTGTAACTTTCTCATGCTTACCAAATATCTGCTGTAAATTCTGCTGGTAAATCCAAAGTGTGCATCTCTGCTACATTCGATGATATACAGGGCAAGTCATTACTTCTTTAAACCTGATTAAAAACCCTATTACTTTGTAGAAAGATAAAAATAACTGTCCCCGATCCAACCTACCTTAATCCCTTACCCCACAAGGTCTCACCGCCATTTTCGAGATAAAAATTCCTGTCCCAAAAATACTAAAAAAAGCCCTGAAAACTGGAAAGAAACTGGTTCAATTGTGAAGGAAACGACTAATAATTCGTGTCCCTGAAAGGATAGAGAAGTGCCTGAGAAAAAGTTTGAATCAACTGCTTTCAATCCCCAAAAGCCTTGATTAGAGTGGGTTTCTGCTTGATTACCTATTCGGGATTTTGGATGGGAATTCTCTGCTGGGATGATTTTGGGGATGAGAAAAAGACTGGAGGGATTGGTGGCGAAAAGCGGCAACCAAGTTCCAGTCTTTGGTGGTTTGGGGACAGTTAATTTTAGTTAGGGACAGTTAATTTGAATTTGGACAGGAATTATTCATGGGCTAAACCATCCGCTGCCTCATCGCTTCAAACAACAAGATCGTCGCCGCCATCGCGGCATTAAGTGACTCTGCCTGTCCCTGCATCGGAATTGTAATTGCATCGTCCACCAGTTGTGCAGTAGACTCCGATATGCCCTTGCCCTCATTACCGATCACAAGCCATACCGATTGTGTAAAATCATAACTGTAGCACGAATACTCTGCCTGCAAAGACGTACTAACCAACTTTACACCCGCAGCTTTTGCTTCAGGCAGCAACGACTCCAACTGCCCTTCGACAATGGGTAAATGAAACAATGAGCCCATCGTCGAACGGATCGTTTTCGGATTATAGACATCGGCACAACCCGCACCGAGCACAACACCTGCCGCACCCGCTGCATCCGCACTGCGAATGATCGTCCCCACATTACCAGGATCCTGAACATTGTCCAATACCACGACCAGCCCCTTGGAGGAAGACAACAAGCTTTGAAGCGGTTCACGACCTTTATGTACAATGGCAAAAACAGGTTGGGGGGTCATCGTATCCGTACACTTGGCGATAACTGCAGGAGATACACTGATCCATTCCACACGCTGAAGTGGAGCCTCCAGTCCAGCCAGTTCCTTGGGTACACCCTGCTCCCCATCGTAAACGATGCATTCCAGATCTGCCCCTGCACGCAGCGCTTCCTGTACGAGATGAATGCCTTCAATAATATATTTATGTTGACGGGTACGGTGCTTTTTCTCCAGCAGCTGTGCCCATTCCTTCACACGTGTATTTTGCGGTGATACAATATCCATCTTTCCATCCTTCCCGTCTGCGGGATTTTTTATCAACATGTTACATGACGAATTGAATTTCCCGCCTAAAGATTGCTTCATCATCCCATCATTATACTTATCACTTTGGATACGCAAGCTCCATTTTCGTCAAATGGTCTTTGTGACCAACAATGATCAGCACATCCCCGTCCGCAATCCGATCTTCCGCATACGGAGAGATATTCATCGAATTCCCACTGCGGATCGCCATCACGTTACACCCGAAACGAGCACGAATATTTAACTCCAGCAGATTTTTACCAATCATTTGCTCGGACGCTCTCATCTCCAAAATGCTGTAATCCTCAGATAACTCGATGTAATCGAGAATGTTTGGAGATGTCAGATGATGGGCTACACGCAGTCCCATATCCCTCTCAGGATAAATTACCTTGTCCGCTCCGATCTTCTGCAATACTTTACCATGAAGCTCATTTTGTGCTTTTACAATCAGAACAGGTACACCCATATCCTTCAGAATAAGGGTCGTGAGAATACTCGACTGAATATCTTCACCAATCGCCACAACGACGACATCAAAATTCCTTATACCCAGCGCCCGCAGCGCTTCTTCATCCGTTGAATCTGCCGATACGGCATGAGTCACCACATTGGACATTTCCTGGGTCCGCTGCTCGTCCGCATCAATTGCCAATACGTCGAATCCCATGCCGCTCAGGGCATTGGCTACACTTGATCCGAACCGCCCCATGCCAATGACGGCATATTGTTTTTTTGCCATTAGGGTCTAACCTCCCGCTGCACTTCAGCATTACGCATCTATTGGTAGTCTATTTTTCAATTAAAGGGTGAATGTTTACTTAAATATCCTTCGTAGTATACCACAAAGCCCAATAAACTTGAATGCGCTCACGCTTCCCAGGGAACAGTATTAGAGCAGCCGAATATACGAGGAGGGACTTGCGATGCCAATTACATTAAGCCTGCGTGAAGCGATTGTTCATAAGGTTCATGATAAAAGTGATGATCAGCTCCGGGAGATGATCGAAGGTTCTGTAGATGGACCGGAAGCAGCATTACCCGGACTTGGTGCCATTTTCGAAATGATCTGGAAGAACACGGAACCTGCCAAGCAGGAAGAATTAATTCAAATCGCGCAGGAGCATCTGCACACCATTCCCGTTCAACCCATCAGATAATTGAAGCCTTGGAGGGAAAGGTACCATCATCACGTTGTTCTGTCTGCAAAGAAAGATTTTGGCTCATTGGTCTGGATGATGCCTTGCTCCAAGAGCAAGCCAGTTATATCCCATTAGACTAATTAGTCTCCTCAACCAAACAAGGTACAGCCACTGAGCATAACTCAGGAGGTTGTACCTTGTTTGTGTATACCAGTATTTTAGAAAAGGAGAAAGCGGTTCAATTAAATATTTTAGCGATTTTATCAAACAAAGCTGATATTTCTTCATCTCCAGCAGTGGATGTATCCGTATTCCCCCATGCATTCTTAAGTGCAGCCAGAAGATCATTCTCATCATCCTCACCCGAAGAGGCAGCCCCTGATCCCGAGCTGGTAATGAGACTTTGCAACTCACTCAGCAAGGATTTCTTTTCATCAACAGTAAGCGCGTTGTTCATTGTGTTATCTTGGTTCTGCTCGTTAGAATTTTCTTGAATATTCCATGCAAATGGCGGCATAATCCCACCCATAGCTTGCATCATTGGAGGTGTTCCATTGCGATCAGAACGCGATGAATCATTTGCTGGCGGAGGTTCAGGGCGTTGGCTTTGAATCATTTCAGCTACCTGGTCAAACAGATCGGAGATATCCTCATCCGTTGCTGATGAGAGGTCCTGACCGGATAACAAATCAGATATGGAAGCCAAAGGGGTCACCGTGCTGCCACCAATCTCATTTGTTACTGCTGAAGCATCTGAAGAAGACAGATAACTTTGCAGATCAGATAACAGAGATTTCTGTTGATCCGTCGTCAGTATAAACGCATCCTCGCTTCGATTGTACGTTCTGCTGTAGTTTTCTGTTGGGAGTGAGGACTGTACCCCTCCAGCATATTCTGCAAATTCTTTGCTTAATTCAAGTGAATCAGCAGCCTTTCTTTGCGCAGTGTCGTATTCCAGGCTATTTAACTTGTTTTCGTTTGCCTTTACTGAATGATCATAGGACGTTGTGATCGAATGCCTGTTAATGGATAGTGACAAAATAGATCTCCTCTCTCTGTGTACATATATGAGTAGCCGTACCGTACACTTCAATTTAATCGGTTGCCAAACTGAATTTAACCTGAGAGCAGACTGAATGATGACTGAATGTTATTCTCCCTTTTTCCCTAATGCGGGGGAAAACCTTAATGAGATATAAACGCTGGGAACGACAAAAATGACCTAAACCCCTCTGATCAGGGATTAGGTCATTTGTTTCTGCTGTCTTTACTAGTTTAGGAAGAAACGGCTTATGGAGCTGTCTCCAGGAATTTCGCCGTCGGGTTTTTGTCCATTGCGGTTCTCATCGCGTATTCATTTTCGAACAGGACAACATAATTACCCTTTTTATCTTTTACCAGAGTGGAGTTGATCCGGAATTTACTTGGGTCCAAGTTCTCGTCCACGATCCAGCGCGCGAATTGATAAGGCATGCGCTGCAATTGCACGTCTACCCCATACTCGCCCTTCATCCGGTATTCGAATACTTCGAACTGGAGTTGACCAATTACGCCGAGAATGGTCTCGTCGAAACTTACGGTCTGGAACACCTGAATGGTTCCTTCCTCCGTCAACTGGTCAATCCCTTTTTGGTACTGTTTATGTTTCAACGCATTTTTCACGGTAACTTTGGCGAAAATCTCTGGTGAGAATGTTGGCAATTCCTCAAATATAACTTCGCTGCCTTGGCTCAGTGAATCTCCAATCCGGAAGATACCTGGGTCGAACAAACCGATAATATCGCCTGCATACGCCTCTTCCACAATATCCCGGTCTTGTGCCAGGAACTGCTGTGGTTGGGACAACTTGATCTCTTTGCCCACACGGTTATGCTTCACACTCATCCCACGTTGGAACTTGCCTGACACAATACGCAGGAACGCAATACGATCGCGGTGTGCAGGGTTCATGTTCGCCTGGATTTTGAAGACATAACCGCTGAATTTCTCATTCGTCGGCTGAATCTCTCCTGCTGTACTACGACGAGGTTCAGGCTTCGGTGCGAGTTGCAGGAAATTCTCCAAAAACGTCTGCACGCCGAAATTATTGATGGCACTACCGAAGAATATAGGTGTCAGTTCCCCACGCTGTACTTTCTCCATGTCGAACTGGTCTCCCGCTACATCAAGCAGTTCCAGGTCCTGACACAGTTGATCATGCAGATACTCCCCTGCCATCTCGCGGATAATCGGATCTTTGTAGCCATCTACTTTTTGTACTCTAATGGTCGAATGATCGTCCCCTTGGAACAATTCCACCTGATTTTTCATTCGGTCATATACACCGCACAGCTCGCGACCTGTACCAATTGGCCAGTTCATCGGTACCGAGCGGATACCCAGTACATTTTCGAGTTCTTCCATCAGATCAAACGGGCTTTGTCCTTCACGATCCAGCTTGTTGATGAACGTAAAGATGGGAATACCACGCTTCGCACAAACCTGGAACAATTTGATCGTCTGTGCCTCGACGCCTTTCGCCACGTCAATCAACATCACCGCGCTATCCGCAGCTGTCAGTGTACGATACGTATCTTCACTGAAGTCCTGGTGACCTGGTGTATCCAGAATATTGACACGATGATCCAGATAATCAAACTGCATGACGGAAGATGTAACCGAGATCCCCCGTTGCTTCTCAATTTCCATCCAGTCACTTGTTGCATGTTTGCTTGCTTTCCGAGCTTTTACTGTACCGGCAAGACGAATCGCGCCCCCGAACAGCAATAGTTTCTCGGTCAATGTCGTTTTACCCGCATCCGGGTGAGAGATAATGGCAAACGTCCGGCGTTTGTCCACTTCCTGTTGAAGAATGTTATCTGCAGCTTTGCTCATAGATTCTATCCCTTTCGTCCGTTCATTCACGTTAATCCGGCAAGGCCGGTCTACCATTCAATCTTTATGCAATCCGGCTATGCCGGTTGATTGTACATTCGCATTTCGCATATGAGGCAATTAAGCATCCTATGTTAATTTTACACATTTACAACGGAGTTCATCCTCCCTAAGCATTGTGCTTCCATTCATGCCGTAGACCTGATTTAGTATCCAACTTTCCTATTGTACCATAATCTTTACCGAAAATAACCGATTACGTACAGCAGATTCTTCTCTTTTCCGAATGCAAAAAAAGAGCACCCTTCCGCCATCATTATGGCATCCAGGTACTCATTATTCATTTCGCTTGCCACTCTTAGAAAATTAATGCGTCCAGTGCGTATTGTCCTCCACCTGTCAAAGCTAGTGCTACACCAACCACCAGGATCGCAAGGTTATATTCAAATCCGTTTTGCGTGGACCAGTATCCGTTCGCACCATGAACCTTCACAATCGCAATAACCATAGTCAGAGCAATCAGAATGCCGCCTACCGGTGTGAGCAAACCCAGAGCCAGCAGCAATCCGCCACCGAATTCAGCCAGCCCTGCCAGTAACGCAACCAATGCGCCGGGTTTCATCCCCATCGATTCAAACCAGCCGCCCGTTCCCTTGATTCCATATCCCCCGAACCATCCAAACAATTTCTGAGCCCCGTGCGCCATAAACGACAATCCAATCACCAAACGAATCAACAACAATCCTACATCCAACATTTTCTTTTCCTCCATTCAATATATACAAAATAGTATTCTTAGATTAAAGATATTATGCTAAATTTTTTTCTTCATGAATGTATTTCGTAACCCCTTCACGTGGTTCACATTTTATCTCATGAATAATGTACGTTTCCGATTCGTCATCGGGTTTCGTATGTCTTTTGCGTAATCTCTTTATCTCTTGAGTTGAGTATAAGTTATATACTTACTTTTTGTCAATAACTTATTTTATTATATGTAAAGTTTTACACCCCTCACTTCTCCATCGTAAAAAAGACCTGACAAGAGCGCATCTCTGCGTTCTTCCCAAGCCTTCTTTATAACAGTGTTAGTCTTTTCACCAATAGCATGACTTTGATCTAACCAAATCCCTGCCACTCGTGATTGTTATTCCCGCGATTAATTATTCACTTGCCAGACGACACTGTCTTCGTCCTGACCGTTCACCGGCCACCAGTGGAAGCCGTCCTGTTCCAGCAGTTTACCTGTTGCTTCAGGACCCCACGTACCTGCTGGATACGTATGCAGCTCACCGTGATTTTCCGCCCAAGCC
This window of the Paenibacillus marchantiae genome carries:
- a CDS encoding DUF3600 domain-containing protein, which codes for MANEMYGSQENISAVGGTSEDYMRLEEKLQTAKAHLSEEEFIQFMDLMKQMGQMALKNADQQGEMHPEQWSVTQQTEFNRLTAELEPFFEKLEAASADSPKEPKDQEQFWKEQLAMAETKFSKEQFTEFKSLYEQMKQYEAMVMDQDGNMHEERLSAEQKEELKQVREQIFPFLEKLGLDVRKPGE
- the sspI gene encoding small acid-soluble spore protein SspI, translating into MPITLSLREAIVHKVHDKSDDQLREMIEGSVDGPEAALPGLGAIFEMIWKNTEPAKQEELIQIAQEHLHTIPVQPIR
- a CDS encoding potassium channel family protein, whose translation is MAKKQYAVIGMGRFGSSVANALSGMGFDVLAIDADEQRTQEMSNVVTHAVSADSTDEEALRALGIRNFDVVVVAIGEDIQSSILTTLILKDMGVPVLIVKAQNELHGKVLQKIGADKVIYPERDMGLRVAHHLTSPNILDYIELSEDYSILEMRASEQMIGKNLLELNIRARFGCNVMAIRSGNSMNISPYAEDRIADGDVLIIVGHKDHLTKMELAYPK
- a CDS encoding peptide chain release factor 3 produces the protein MSKAADNILQQEVDKRRTFAIISHPDAGKTTLTEKLLLFGGAIRLAGTVKARKASKHATSDWMEIEKQRGISVTSSVMQFDYLDHRVNILDTPGHQDFSEDTYRTLTAADSAVMLIDVAKGVEAQTIKLFQVCAKRGIPIFTFINKLDREGQSPFDLMEELENVLGIRSVPMNWPIGTGRELCGVYDRMKNQVELFQGDDHSTIRVQKVDGYKDPIIREMAGEYLHDQLCQDLELLDVAGDQFDMEKVQRGELTPIFFGSAINNFGVQTFLENFLQLAPKPEPRRSTAGEIQPTNEKFSGYVFKIQANMNPAHRDRIAFLRIVSGKFQRGMSVKHNRVGKEIKLSQPQQFLAQDRDIVEEAYAGDIIGLFDPGIFRIGDSLSQGSEVIFEELPTFSPEIFAKVTVKNALKHKQYQKGIDQLTEEGTIQVFQTVSFDETILGVIGQLQFEVFEYRMKGEYGVDVQLQRMPYQFARWIVDENLDPSKFRINSTLVKDKKGNYVVLFENEYAMRTAMDKNPTAKFLETAP
- a CDS encoding AraC family transcriptional regulator codes for the protein MAIITEDQFNLACRRTSTTAFREVFHAHSQMEITYIHDGYGQLITEGQAFSLEPGTLMIFRPFQLHQIQIQVTKEHPFIRSVLMYEQHLLNPHSRQFAVSNRFTMDLLGQTSPLQPIRLSPSSQMVQMIEQFADILPTLLPHEVEEDTRVFLLGLLAQLRYLWKDRQYPSSTTLPTSPPALHPHAEAVMQWIEEHYNEPFRLEDIADTLHLSPYHLSHIFKKATGTTIVAYAQATRIRHACVLLTSTTHTVPEIGHRVGISSPSYFCKVFRNATGTTPHQYRLNMQRR
- a CDS encoding DoxX family protein, producing the protein MLDVGLLLIRLVIGLSFMAHGAQKLFGWFGGYGIKGTGGWFESMGMKPGALVALLAGLAEFGGGLLLALGLLTPVGGILIALTMVIAIVKVHGANGYWSTQNGFEYNLAILVVGVALALTGGGQYALDALIF
- a CDS encoding TrmH family RNA methyltransferase, with translation MDIVSPQNTRVKEWAQLLEKKHRTRQHKYIIEGIHLVQEALRAGADLECIVYDGEQGVPKELAGLEAPLQRVEWISVSPAVIAKCTDTMTPQPVFAIVHKGREPLQSLLSSSKGLVVVLDNVQDPGNVGTIIRSADAAGAAGVVLGAGCADVYNPKTIRSTMGSLFHLPIVEGQLESLLPEAKAAGVKLVSTSLQAEYSCYSYDFTQSVWLVIGNEGKGISESTAQLVDDAITIPMQGQAESLNAAMAATILLFEAMRQRMV